The Aliidiomarina minuta nucleotide sequence GCTGTGAGCGCGGTAAATATCATCCAGGTGGGCCATTCCAGCATCTTTTTGCTGCACCACAAACTCCATGCCGGAGCGAATAAGCTGGTCGTTGATGGCCTGTATACGTTCCGGACACTCGGGGTGATTTTCATCCGGGTTATGCAATTCGCAATCGGGATGACTAAAAATCGTGATCGACATAATCAGGTTACGTCCTTCTGTAATTCCAATAACAAGGAAACCTCACCGGGTTCATCGGCTGGCAGGCGTTTAAATCCAACCCGTTCAAAAACATTCAGCATAGGCGTGTTATCAGCCCTGACATAGGCCTGCATGCTGGTTAATTGCCGTAATCGGGCAATGCGTATCATTTCTTCCAGTAACAGGCTGGCCATGCCCTGGCCCTGATGCTGTTCACGAGTTACAAAAGCTACTTCACAACTGTTTTGCGCTTCGATTAAGTAATAGCGGCCTACCGCCTGGATCTGAGCGGCAGAACCTTTCTGACGCACTATGCACAAGGCTAAATCTTTGCTCTGGTCAATGCTGACCAGAGTACAGGATTTTTCCCGGCTCATCTGGGTCGGTACTGCGTTATATCTTAATTGCAGGGTTTCTTTAGTATGCGAGTAGAAAAACTCCTGCAGGCGACGCTCATCAGAGGGATACAGTGGTCGTAGGTCAAAGCTCTCACCATGAATACTGAGCTTTTTAAAACCGACATTGCCCAGTTCAGGTACATCGCTGGGAGTTTGCTGCTGGTAGTGGGGCACCCAGTAATGTTCGCGCACTTGCTGTAATAACTCATTGCGGAATTTGGGATGGGCGACGCGAATAAGCTCCAGTGCGCGCTCGCGAATGCTTTTGCCGCGCAGCGAGGCGACGCCAAACTCGGTGACGACATAATGCACATGGCCTCGGGACGTCACCACTCCGGCACCTTCGCGAATAAATGGCACAATGCGCGATGTCTCTCCCTGATTCGCAGTCGAGGGCAGGGCTATGACAGGTTTGCCGCCCTGGCTCATGCTGGCACCGCGACTGAAATCGACCTGGCCACCAATGCCGCTGTAAAACTGATGACCAATGGAGTCGGACACTACCTGACCGGTGAGGTCGACTTCAATGGCGCTGTTGATAGCAATGAAATTATCGTTACGAGCGATGTTGGTCGGTGAATTGACGTATTCACTGGGGTAAAAACCGATATGGGGATTGTGATCAACAAAGTCATACAAGGCCCGGCTACCCACACAGAAGCTGGTGACTATTTTATTGGGATGGAAGGTCTTTTTGCGGTTGTTAATCACCCCTTGCAGCATCAGATTCATGACGTCATCGGTGATTAGTTCGCTGTGAATACCTAAGTCTTTACGGTTACTCAAATAACGTAAGGCGGCTGCGCAAATCTTGCCAACCCCTATTTGTAGGGTGGCGCCGTCATCCACCAGCAGCGCAATGTACTGGCCGATACGTTCAATGATTTTATTGTCATCAACGGGTGGGGCGGGTAGTTCAGGTAATTCCTGACTGTGCTCCCACAAATGATGAATCTGATTGCGGTGCAAAAATGACTGGCCGTAGGTGACTGGCATTCTGGGGTTCACCTGGGCTATTACCGTGTTCGCTGCCTTGGCGGCGGCTGAAACTACATCCACAGAGACGCCCATCGAGTGATAACCATATTTATCTGCCGGG carries:
- a CDS encoding GNAT family N-acetyltransferase, translating into MQTQKLDWSKLLKSGQRIFIGSHAAVPTALIDDLIAHSKHLHDIEIVQLLTLSDNKWAGPEFQQLFKVNTFFIGGDTVRTAVNEGRADYTPCFMSDIPNLFSNDILPLDAALIMVSPADKYGYHSMGVSVDVVSAAAKAANTVIAQVNPRMPVTYGQSFLHRNQIHHLWEHSQELPELPAPPVDDNKIIERIGQYIALLVDDGATLQIGVGKICAAALRYLSNRKDLGIHSELITDDVMNLMLQGVINNRKKTFHPNKIVTSFCVGSRALYDFVDHNPHIGFYPSEYVNSPTNIARNDNFIAINSAIEVDLTGQVVSDSIGHQFYSGIGGQVDFSRGASMSQGGKPVIALPSTANQGETSRIVPFIREGAGVVTSRGHVHYVVTEFGVASLRGKSIRERALELIRVAHPKFRNELLQQVREHYWVPHYQQQTPSDVPELGNVGFKKLSIHGESFDLRPLYPSDERRLQEFFYSHTKETLQLRYNAVPTQMSREKSCTLVSIDQSKDLALCIVRQKGSAAQIQAVGRYYLIEAQNSCEVAFVTREQHQGQGMASLLLEEMIRIARLRQLTSMQAYVRADNTPMLNVFERVGFKRLPADEPGEVSLLLELQKDVT